ACTCGATGCCTTCGGCGCCATCCGCATCTCGCCCTTCAACGAGCATGAGGGCGAGGCCCGCCGCGTCATCGAGCTTGATGCCCGCCAGGGGCCGCGCTGGGCGCGGTCAGCGACTGACACGGCCGATAGCGAGCGCGTCAACGTCTTCGATGCGGTCGTCAAGCATATTGCCGACAAGCGGGCGGCGGGCGGCAAGGTGCTGATTTCGGCCTGGACCGAAGGTTCGCTCGATCGCCTCCTGCAGGTGCTTTCCGAACACGGGTTGGCGCGCGTCAAGACGATCGAGGCCTTCAAGGATATCAGCGGTCTGGCGAAGGGCGAGGCGGCTGCCGCCGTACTCAGCCTCGAAGCCGGTTTCGAGACCGGCGATCTGATCGTCATCGGCGAGCAGGATATTCTCGGCGACCGCATGGTGCGCCGCTCCAAGCGCCGCAAGCGCGCCGCTGATTTCATCTCTGAAGTGGCAGGCCTGGACGAAGGCTCGATCGTCGTTCACGCCGAGCATGGCATCGGCCGTTTCGTTGGCCTCAGGACCATCGAGGCTGCCGGTGCACCGCATGCCTGCCTCGAGCTGCATTATGCCGACGATGCCAAGCTGTTCCTGCCGGTCGAAAACATCGATCTACTCTCGCGCTTTGGCGGCGAGGGCACTGAGGCGCAGCTCGACAAGCTCGGCGGCGGCGCTTGGCAGATGCGGAAGGCGAAGCTCAAGAAGCGCCTTCTGGATATCGCTGGTGACTTGATCCGTGTTGCGGCCGAGCGCCTGACGCGCCATGCGCCGGTGCTGACCTCTCCCGAAGGGCTCTACGACGAATTCGCCGCGCGCTTCCCCTATGATGAGACCGACGATCAGATGAACGCCATCGAGGCGGTGCGCGAGGATCTTGGCGCCGGCCGGCCGATGGATCGCCTTGTCTGTGGCGACGTCGGCTTCGGCAAGACAGAGGTGGCGCTTCGTGCTGCCTTCGTCGCTGCCATGAACGGCGTGCAGGTCGCTGTCGTGGTGCCGACGACCTTGCTTGCCCGGCAGCATTTCAAGACCTTTTCCGAGCGTTTCCGCGGCCTGCCGATCCGGGTACAGCAGGCATCCCGCCTGGTTGGCGCCAAGGATCTGGCGCTGACCAAGAAGGAAGTCGCCGAAGGCAAGACGGATATCGTCGTCGGCACGCATGCGCTGCTCGGCGCCGGCATCCAGTTCGCCAATCTCGGCCTGCTTATCATCGATGAGGAGCAGCATTTCGGCGTGAAGCACAAGGAGCGCCTGAAAGAGCTGAAGAGCGACGTGCATGTGCTGACGCTCTCCGCCACCCCAATCCCGCGCACTTTGCAGCTCGCGATGACCGGCGTACGCGAACTGTCGCTCATCACCACGCCGCCGGTCGACCGCATGGCGGTGCGCACCTTCATTTCTCCTTTCGATTCCCTTGTGATCCGCGAAACGCTGATGCGCGAGCATTATCGCGGCGGCCAGAGCTTCTATGTCTGTCCGCGTCTCGCAGATCTCGCCGATATCCACGCCTTCCTGCAATCCGATGTGCCGGAGCTGAAGGTAGCGGTCGCCCATGGCCAGATGCCGGCCGGCGAACTGGAAGACATCATGAACGCCTTCTACGAAGGCCGCTATGATGTGCTGCTGTCGACGACCATCGTCGAATCCGGCCTCGACGTGCCGACGGCCAATACGTTGATTGTCCATCGCGCTGATATGTTCGGCTTGGCCCAGCTCTATCAGCTCCGCGGGCGCGTCGGCCGTTCGAAAGTGCGCGCCTTTGCGCTCTTCA
The Rhizobium sp. 11515TR DNA segment above includes these coding regions:
- the mfd gene encoding transcription-repair coupling factor, producing MIPGFDAKKLLAASEPMTIGHVPAGLEPFLIAEMAKAGQPTAYVMSDGQHMADVEQMLGFIAPEIPVLTLPAWDCLPYDRVSPSSDTSARRLAALSGLIAHYRKPHAAIVLVTVNAMLQKVAPQDIIESLAFSARPGNQVRMDDIAARLERNGFDRVATVREVGEYAVRGGILDVFVPGTEEPVRLDFFGDTLESIRSFDPASQRTTGQVRSLDLNPMSEVTLTPDTISRFRKNYLSAFGAATRDDALYLAVSEGRRYAGMEHWLPLFYEKLETVFDYLKGFRLVTDHTVREAAEERSKLVFDYYDARLHSGQQTKGQMTQGTPYKPVTPGQLYLDGKAFGNALDAFGAIRISPFNEHEGEARRVIELDARQGPRWARSATDTADSERVNVFDAVVKHIADKRAAGGKVLISAWTEGSLDRLLQVLSEHGLARVKTIEAFKDISGLAKGEAAAAVLSLEAGFETGDLIVIGEQDILGDRMVRRSKRRKRAADFISEVAGLDEGSIVVHAEHGIGRFVGLRTIEAAGAPHACLELHYADDAKLFLPVENIDLLSRFGGEGTEAQLDKLGGGAWQMRKAKLKKRLLDIAGDLIRVAAERLTRHAPVLTSPEGLYDEFAARFPYDETDDQMNAIEAVREDLGAGRPMDRLVCGDVGFGKTEVALRAAFVAAMNGVQVAVVVPTTLLARQHFKTFSERFRGLPIRVQQASRLVGAKDLALTKKEVAEGKTDIVVGTHALLGAGIQFANLGLLIIDEEQHFGVKHKERLKELKSDVHVLTLSATPIPRTLQLAMTGVRELSLITTPPVDRMAVRTFISPFDSLVIRETLMREHYRGGQSFYVCPRLADLADIHAFLQSDVPELKVAVAHGQMPAGELEDIMNAFYEGRYDVLLSTTIVESGLDVPTANTLIVHRADMFGLAQLYQLRGRVGRSKVRAFALFTLPVNKVLTTTAERRLKVLQSLDTLGAGFQLASHDLDIRGAGNLLGEEQSGHIKEVGFELYQQMLEEAVAEVKGVDEIQDTGWSPQISVGTPVMIPDDYVPDLHLRMALYRRLGEITELKEIDSFGAEMIDRFGPLPIEVQHLLKIVYIKSLCRIANVEKLDAGPKGVVVQFRNKEFPNPANLVGYIAKQGTMAKIRPDQSVFLTRDLPTPEKRLQGAAVVMTQLAELAK